The genomic window AATTTGACCGATTTGCTGCGTTTTCTCCATGAATACGAATGTAAAGAAATTGTAAACAGATGATGAGTTCTAAAGATAATCAATGTTCACTGATTATAAACATTTAGTCTGTTAATAAGTATAATTTTATGTTGATAAGTATAAAAAAACCGAAATTGATTAACTCCGGTTTAGTAGTTTTATAAGTATAACTAAGCTTAGCCTTTGAATACTCCCATTTCCAGATATTTTTCCATTCGTTTAGTGACTCTTTCTTCTGGTGATAAGTTTTTAAGTTCGTCAAAAGTTGCTAAAATTCGATCACGTACGGTTTTAAAAGTTTTTTCTCTATCTGTATGTGCGCCACCTAGAGGTTCTTTTACAATTTCGTCAATCAACTTTTGCTTTTTCATGTCTTTTGCGGTCAATTTTAAGGCTTCTGCTGCCTGTTCTTTATACTCCCAACTTCTCCAAAGAATGGACGAACAAGATTCCGGAGAAATAACGGAGTACCAGGTATTTTCAAGCATAAGCACCTTGTCGCCTACTCCAATGCCTAAAGCGCCTCCACTGGCTCCTTCACCAATGATAACTACAATAATCGGAACTTTTAACCGGGTCATTTCCAATAAATTTCTGGCAATTGCTTCCCCTTGCCCTCGTTCTTCGGCTTCTAAGCCCGGATAAGCACCTGGAGTATCGATAAAACAAACTACCGGAATATTAAATTTTTCCGCACTTTTCATTAAACGAAGTGCTTTGCGGTATCCTTCGGGATTTGCCATCCCAAAATTACGATATTGACGTGTTTTTGTATTATAACCTTTTTGCTGACCCACAAACATAAAACTTTGATCCCCGATTTTACCTAAACCTCCGATCATCGCTTTGTCATCTTTTACATTTCTATCCCCGTGTAGTTCCAGAAAAGATTCACCACAAATTGCATTAATATAATCCAGGGTATAAGGCCGTGAAGGATGTCTTGATAACTGAACCCGTTGCCAGGCGGTCAAATTTTTATAAATATCTTTTTTAGTTTCAATCAACTTTTTTTCAATCTGTTTGCACGTATCGGTCACGTCAACATCACTCTCTTCTCCTATTGCACAAGCTTTTTCGTATTGATCTTCCAATTCTTTAATAGGGAGTTCAAATTCTAAATATTCCATAAGAAAAACTGATTTGTCTTAACAAAGGTTAGCCTACAAATATAAAACTTTAGACTTTACGATATTCACGGGGGTATCACAAATTTCTTAAATATTAGCCTTCTATTAGTTGTGGTTTATTTACTTTGTATAGTCGTTAGCTATTATTAAAATATATTTATGAAAGAATACAAAGTATAAACCTTAAAATATTATTTAAAATTAACTTTCGACATAAAACAAATAACAAAGAGGTTGAAAAAAGAAATTCAACAAAAATTGGATGAATATTCAAATAAAGGATATAAATTGACTTCTACAGATGCAAGTAACTTTGGTTCAGCATTGTATATATATCTTAATTTTGAAAAGACCTATAATATTTTATGAAAAATAAAAAGTGGAAAAAATATGCTTTTGAATTTTTATCAATATTTATTGCTGTAATTTCTGCATTTGCCTTGAATAATTGGAATGATACTAGAAATAATAAACATTCCGAACAAAAAATATTGACTGAAATAAAAAATAGTATCAAAATTGACATTCAAGATTTCGATATCAATATTTATGGAAATAAAATGAGTTTAAAAGCCGATTCTATTTTTAGAGAGCTAATCAATGGAAAAAAAGTTTCACAAGATTCAATAGGAATTTATTATACAGCCTTATTTAGAGATTATATTCCGATAATTAACAAATCTGCTTATGAATCTTTAAAAGCCAATAATTTAAAAACAATCTCAACTGATTCTTTAAGACTTCAAATCATTTCGCTATATGACTACTATTATAGTATAATGGAGAAATTAGAATATGAAGTCCCTGAAATGAAGTCTTATAAAAATTATTTTCAAAGAATTAATACTATTCTATATCCATTTATGGAATTTAATGAAAATGGAGAATTAATAAGTATTAATGATTTGAATCAACTTGACACAAATCAAAAGAAAGAAATCTTAAGCTATTTATGGAGAATAAGAAATAATAGAAAATTTAAATTAAGAAAATACGATTTGATTATAAAAGTGATTGAAAAAGTAGAAAATAATATAGGCAAAGAATTAAAACAATAGCTAACAATTTGTGTAGTTCATTTACTACCTTCGGGAAGCAAACGCACCATAAAAGAAGTATAATGCTTCTAAAATTCCATTCTTTACATCAAAATAATTACATAAGTTAAGACTTAAAAAACTAAACTTACTTTTATCATAATGCATTAGACCCAACATTTGTTTTCTTCCTTAACTTCAATAATCCGTTTAATATCACGGTACCTATAATTAAAAGTGCTCCGTA from Aquimarina sp. ERC-38 includes these protein-coding regions:
- a CDS encoding acetyl-CoA carboxylase carboxyltransferase subunit alpha, whose product is MEYLEFELPIKELEDQYEKACAIGEESDVDVTDTCKQIEKKLIETKKDIYKNLTAWQRVQLSRHPSRPYTLDYINAICGESFLELHGDRNVKDDKAMIGGLGKIGDQSFMFVGQQKGYNTKTRQYRNFGMANPEGYRKALRLMKSAEKFNIPVVCFIDTPGAYPGLEAEERGQGEAIARNLLEMTRLKVPIIVVIIGEGASGGALGIGVGDKVLMLENTWYSVISPESCSSILWRSWEYKEQAAEALKLTAKDMKKQKLIDEIVKEPLGGAHTDREKTFKTVRDRILATFDELKNLSPEERVTKRMEKYLEMGVFKG
- a CDS encoding DUF6090 family protein translates to MKNKKWKKYAFEFLSIFIAVISAFALNNWNDTRNNKHSEQKILTEIKNSIKIDIQDFDINIYGNKMSLKADSIFRELINGKKVSQDSIGIYYTALFRDYIPIINKSAYESLKANNLKTISTDSLRLQIISLYDYYYSIMEKLEYEVPEMKSYKNYFQRINTILYPFMEFNENGELISINDLNQLDTNQKKEILSYLWRIRNNRKFKLRKYDLIIKVIEKVENNIGKELKQ